Below is a window of Hydrogenimonas sp. DNA.
TTTTTTTGGTATTTTTCGATAAAATGGACGAAAAAGACTCCGGAGCTTACCGCATGACAAAACGGAGCGGAAGCCGCCCCTTGGGAAGAGAGCGGTCCGGGTAGAGCCTGAGCTGTCTCGATATCGTCGATTTCCTGGCGGCCGAAAGAGGATGGGGTTTAAGTGCTGAATGTGTTGATTGTGGAAGATGAGATCATAATAGCTCTACATATAGATAGTATTGTAAAGAGGATGGGGCACGCAGTTGCAGGGCTGGCTACGAATGAAGAGGAGGCCATGAAGTATGCCGATGAGAAGAGGGTGGATCTGCTGATATCAGATATACGGCTCGGAGATGGCAGGGACGGTATCGAGATAGCGGAGCAGCTGCAGACGGAGCACGGCTGCGCCGTCATACTGATAACCGCGTACAAGGACCAGGAGACCCTGAAAAAAGCTTTGAACCTGGAGCTGGAGGGGTATCTGGTCAAACCGTTCAGTGAACCTCGGCTGAGGGGTCTGATCGGTTCGGTGGCGGATAGATACGGCTGCCGCGGCTGAAGCCATTCGCGGAGGCGGCGCCTGTTAAGATGAACTTTCCGGCAGTGACTGCGCTTTTTCCAACCTCTTTCGGATACCGAGAAGAGGGTCTCTCGTAAGGTCCGGAAAAGTTCCTTTGATCCCCTTACCGTCTTCACCGTGGCATCCGCCGCAGTTGCTTATGTAAAAAGTGCGCCCCTTCTCTACCCACTCCGGACGGGAAGGCTCTCTTCCCGAGAGTGTCACCACGTATGCCGCTATCTTCGGTGCCGCTTCCGGGTCAGCGAATCCGGCCTGCATATCTCCGTAAGCGAACCCCAGGTGCTGGGATGATCCGCTGTTTATGATATTTTCTATGTAGTGTTCGAGGTAGGCGGTAGAGCGTAGCAGGGCGATACGCTTCTTTCTCTCCTTCTCCAGACACTCGGGGCACTCGGTAGCCTCTTTTTGCAAAGAGTGCGTATGGGGTGTCGGACTCTTCTTCACCGAAGGCCGGTTTATCCAGAAAGAGACCGCCACGATCAGCAAGATTGTAAAGAGAATCGAAAGGTGCTTAATCCGCTCAGCCATCAATCTCCAAGTATGCGCGGCAGGGTGATACCGGTCTGTGCCTGGTATTTGCCGGACTTGTCTTTGTAGCTTACTTCACAAGGTTCGTCGCCTTCGAAGAAGAGGACCTGCGCTATCCCTTCGTTTGCGTATATTTTCGCAGGCAGGGGGGTCGTGTTGGATATTTCGATGGTAATATGCCCTTCGAATTCAGGCTCGAAAGGGGTTACGTTTACTATTATTCCGCAGCGAGCATATGTGCTTTTGCCCAGACATATCGCAAGCACGTTTCTGGGTATCCTGAAGTACTCCACGGTTCGGGCCAGCGCGAAGGAGTTCGGAGGAACGATACAGATGTCGTCTACGACATCCACAACGTTTCTGTCGTCGAAACGCTTGGGGTCGACAACCTCCGCATTTACATTTGTGAATATCTTGAACTCGTTGCTTACACGTATGTCGTAGCCGTAGCTGCTCAGGCCGTAGCTTACGACACCTTTGCCGACCTGATCTTCGCAGAAAGGCTCTATCATCTTCTGTTTCAGTGCAGTCTCTCTTATCCAACGGTCGCTCTTAAGCCCCATGGACCTCTCCTTGTATTATTTTGATTTACACGTCTTCAGAAGCAAAGCTCCTGAAGACTACGCTGGCCGCTGTGGCACTAAAGCTAGCCATTTTATTGACACGTCTTCAGAAGCAAAGCTCCTGAAGACTACGCTGGCCGCTGTGGCACTAAAGCTAGCCCCTTGCGGGGCAGACGCTCACTTTGTTCGCGGGTAGCGAAACGCCGTTTCAGGTTATTCCCTTTTTCTCGAAATCTCTGATTTCGTAGCTTCAGGGGGTTGTAGGGACTTTAGTCCCTGCTCTTTTGCGGGCTTTGCCTGCAAAAGAAGTCGTATCCATATATCCCGCTTTAAAAAAATTGTGTTATTATATCAAATTAAAATCCCCATAAAACCGGAGAAACAGAATGAACCTGAAAGAGATAAAAGATCTTATAAAAGTTTTCAATACGAGCAACCTTAGCAGGCTGAAGGTCCAAAACGGCGATTTCTCTCTTGCGCTGGAGAAGGGCGGTGAAGCGGCGGCGCCTCAGGCGGCACCGGTCCGTAGCGCGGCCCAGCAGCCTGCCCCGGCGGAGCCTGCTCCCGTACAGGCGGAGAGTGAAAAGAGTCTTCCCGACAATGCGGTCTATATAACCTCACCCATGGTGGGCACCTTCTACCGCTCCCCCTCCCCGGACTCGCCGCCGTTCGTGAAAGAGGGAGATACGGTTCGCAAAGGGCAGCCTCTCTGTATCCTGGAGGCTATGAAGATCATGAACGAGCTGGAGGCGGAGTTCGATTGCAAAATTCTTGAGATTCTTGTAGAGGATGGTCAGCCGGTCGAGTACGACATGCCGCTCTTCCTGGTAGAGAAGGTTTGAGCCTATGGCTAAGATCAGACGTATTCTCATCGCGAACCGCGGGGAGATTGCTCTCAGGGCGATCAGAACCATAAAGGAGATGGGCAAAGAGGCTGTGGCGGTATACTCCACGGCCGACAAAGATGCCAGCTACCTCCGGCTGGCGGATGCTACGATCTGCATAGGCGGCCCCAAGAGTGCGGAGAGCTACCTCAATATCCCATCCATCATCGCCGCGGCCGAAGTGAGCGAGTGCGATGCCATCTTTCCCGGCTACGGCTTTTTGAGTGAAAATCAGAATTTTGTGGAGATATGCAGGTTCCACAATATCAAGTTCATCGGTCCGAGTGTCGAAGTGATGGCGATGATGAGCGACAAAAGCAAGGCGAAGCAGGTTATGAAAGAGGCGGGCGTGCCGGTTATTCCCGGAAGCGACGGCGCAGTAAAAGATGTGGAGGAGGCGCGCAGGCTGGCGAAGGAGATGGGCTTTCCGGTGATTCTCAAAGCCGCCGCCGGCGGCGGAGGCCGGGGAATGCGCGTCGTCGAAGACGAGAGCTATATCGAGAACGCCTATCTCGCGGCCGAGAGCGAGGCGATAACGGCCTTTGGAGACGGCACCATCTATATGGAGAAGTTCATTGAGAACCCGAGGCACATCGAGGTGCAGGTGCTTGCCGACAGCCACGGAAATGCAGTACATATAGGCGAAAGGGACTGCTCTATGCAGAGGCGGCACCAGAAGCTCATTGAGGAGTCTCCGGCGCTCTTTCTTGATGAAGAGACCCGCTCCAGGCTGCATGAAGCCGCCGTCAAAGCGACTAAGCATATCGGTTACGAGAGTGCCGGTACATTCGAATTTCTGGTCGACAAGCACAGGAACTTCTACTTTATGGAGATGAATACGCGCCTTCAGGTGGAGCACTGTGTCAGCGAAATGGTGAGCGGAATAGATATTATAGAGTGGATGATAAGGATTGCCGAAGGCGAAACGCTTTTCGATCAGAGCGAGGTGGAGCTGAGAGGACATGCCATAGAGTGCCGTATCACCGCCGAAGATCCTGTCAGTTTCATGCCGTGCCCGGGAAAGATCAACAAGTGGATCGCCCCGGGCGGCAAGGATGTCCGAATAGACTCACACGCCCACGCCGGCTATATTATCCCCCAGCACTACGACTCCATGATCGGTAAGGTGATCGTATGGGGCGAGAACCGCGAGAGAGCCATCAAAAAGATGCAAAGAGCGATGGACGAATTCGAAGTGGGAGGGATAAAGACTGTCATAGATTTTCACCGCCGCATGATGAGAAACCCTGACTTCATCGAGAACCGTTTCGATACCAAGTATCTGGAGTCCCACCTTTAGGCTGGACGGTTTCCGGGCTCTGCCCTGAAATCGGCAGGGAACGCACTCTCCTGAATCTTCGAATCAAAAAATCCTAAAACTTCCAGAGCAGTGACACCTTCTGTTCCATATCGGCACTCTCCACACCGTTGTATCGGGGCGGTGTGGAGTCGTAGTTGTAAGTTAGGCTGAAAAGCAGGAAAAAGTTCCTGTAGACCGGTGTCTGAAGTTCGGCAAGTGAGTAGAGGTTGAAGTCGGACCATCCTCCGATCTTCGGCTGATAGTAGATGTAGGCGTTCAGGCGCGCTTCGGTATCGAAAGCTTTTGTATAGAAAAGGTAGCTGCTGAGACGTATGTTGTGCTGCATCGGGTCTACCTGCGGCTGAATGAAGCGTATCTGCTCCAGAATCGCTCCGGCCGCCGTATAGAGCCTGCCGTATGAAGCGGTGTCGAAAATGCGCCACCTCAGATCCGCTCCGGCGACCGAGCGGTTTTTTATGCCGTTTATCCTGTTGTTCTCGCTCTGTACGAAACTTTCGAAGTAGAGTCCTGTGTAGATCCTGTGAAGATAGCGAAGGTGTGCAGACCCCTTGTTCTGTATCGATTTACCTTCCGTATCGGTATATTTGTATCCCCCGAAAAACCACAATGCAAAGCTTTCGTTACTGTCGTAGCGGATATTCAGGTCTCCGCTCATCTCGGTTTTGTCGGTATTGCCTCGTGTGTTCGACAGGGAGAGCGCTATGGAACCGTTCGTACCCGGGTGCTCCCCTATCTCGATCGGGGTTACGTCTATATAGGCGAGCAGCGGCAGGGCCGGGAGGATTGAAAGGAGCGCTTTTTTCAAACGGAAAACCTCTTAGTCAGGGCGTACGCAGAACTTTTACGGATGCGGCGGCCCTGAGCTTTTCGAAGTGGCTCTCTATGGCCTCCTGCTGCTTCTGCTCCATCCACATAGCAAACACCTTCTCTTTCACCTTTTCAAAAGGTACAGGCTCCGTATTTATGAAATCCTGCACCAGGAATACTACAAACTGTCCGCCTACGGGAATGATCTGGGTGAACTCGCCTTTGGGTGTCCTCGTAAGCAGGTACAGAAGCTCCCGGTTGAGCCCCTCGGTATCCAGCACCTCCTGCTTCCGCACGACTCCCCGAAGCGACGCAAGGGGGTTTCTCATCACAGCCTCGAGCGCCTTTCTGTCGGCGGAAGAGTACTGGATGACCTCGATCTTCTGCGGCAAAGAGAACTCTTTGATGTGGAGCCTGTAGTACTCTTTGAGCGTCTCTTCGCTCGGGCTCTGGATCTTTGTGCTCAGAATCCGGCGGTAGAGCCTCTCTTGAAGGAGTCTCTCTTTTATGTTCTTTTTGTACTCCTCCCAGCGCACCCCCTGTTTCGCCAGGATCGTACGCATCTGGAGAGTGTCTATTCCATTCTGCTTGGCGATTCTCTCTATCTCGTTCATGACATCGTAGTCGTCCACGCTTATCCCGAGCCGTTCCAGTTCCTCTTCTTTTATGCGCTTTTTAATGAGCAGCTCTATAGCTTTCGTCTTGGGAACTCCCAGACTCTTTTCAGTTTTGTATATCTCGTAGAGTGTTATGGGCTGATCGTTGACTACTATGCTGACGGCATCGACAAGCCCCGCAAAAGCGGTGGAGAGTGCGAAGAGAGAGGAGCATAGGAAAAGAGTTGTTTTTTTTATCATGATTACGGAAACACCTTGCACATTTATAGCCGATATTGTATCAGCTTTTTATCTAAAAGAAACTATAATGTTGTCAGTAAATATTTCAAGGGATCCAAAACATGGTTGTTACACGTTTCGCACCGTCTCCGACGGGTTTTCTGCATATAGGCGGCCTCAGAACCGCACTCTTCAACTATCTCTGGGCAAGGCGCAACAACGGAGAGTTCAAGCTACGCATAGAAGATACCGACCTGAGCCGAAACTCCGCGGAGGCTACGAAGGCGATACTCGAGGCTTTCGACTGGGTAGGTATGGATTACGACGGTGAGCCGGTATACCAGTCTGACCGCTTCGATCTCTACCGCAGCTACATAATGAAACTGCTCGACGAGGGGAAGGCCTACTACTGCTATATGAGCAAAGAGGAGCTCGACAAACTCCGCGAAGAGCAGATGGCGAGGAAGGAGAGACCTAGGTACGACGGGCGCTACCGTGACTTTACGGGCGAGCCTCCCGAAGGTGTGGAGCCTGTAGTCCGCATCAAGGCTCCTCTTAAGGGAGAGATCGTTTTTGAAGACGGGATAAAGGGGACGATAACGATAAGCGCAGATGAGGTGGATGACTTCATCATTGCCAGGAGCGACGGAACTCCTACATACAACTTCGTCGTCGCAATAGACGATGCGCTTATGGGAATGACCGACGTCATACGCGGAGACGACCACCTCTACAACACTCCCAAGCAGATCATCGTCTACGAGGCGCTCGGCTTCAAGCTTCCCCGCTTCTACCATGTTCCTATGATTCTGGGAGAGGGGGGCAAAAAGCTCTCCAAGCGTGACGGTGCCGCCGATGTGATGGACTACAAGCGCGCCGGATATCTTCCGGAGGCGCTCCTGAATTTCCTGGTACGCCTCGGGTGGAGCCGCGGAGACCAGGAGATATTCACGATGGAGGAGATGCTGGAGCACTTCGATCCGTCCGATATCAACGCTTCGGCTTCGCAGTACAACCCCGACAAGCTGCTCTGGCTCAATGCGCACTACATAAAAAACAGCTCAAACGAGAGGCTGGCGAAGCTTCTCGAAGAGTTCGGGGTCTACCTCCTGAGCCACGACAAGAGGGAGATTCTGCTCGATATCTTCAAAGAGAGGTGTAAAACCCTGAAGGAGATGGCCGAACAGATCAAAGAGGTGCTTGAGGCGCCGAAAGAGTATGACGCAAAGGCGCTCAAAAAGGCGATGAAGGGTGAAGCGGTAGAGATACTCGGCTCTTTTGCCGAAAAGCTCGGGAGTTCGGGTGAGCTCCACCTTCCCACGGATTACCACTCTTTGATGGAGGAGTTTGTGAAAGAGGCGGAGATAGGTTTCGGGAAGATAGGAATGCCCCTTCGTGTAGCGCTTATAGGGCGTCTCGGCGGGCCCGACCTCAGTGATGTGATGAGCATTATCGGAAAAGAGGAGACAACAGAGCGTATAGAGCGGCTCATAGAGCATGTAAAGGAAGCGGATGCCTCATAGTATTACGAAAGATGAAGTTTTAAAGTATCACGAGGGAGGTAAAATCGGTATCGAGATCACCAAACCGTGCGACAGTGCGAGGGATCTTTCGATGGCCTACACCCCCGGTGTCGCCGAACCGTGCCTGGAGATAGAGAAGAACCCCTCTCTCGCCTACAGCTATACGAACAGGGCGAACCTGGTCGCGGTTATTACCAACGGCACGGCGGTACTGGGGCTCGGAGATATAGGGGCGCTTGCAAGCAAACCGGTGATGGAGGGCAAATCGGTACTTTTCAAGAAGTTTGCGGGAGTGGACGCCTTCGATATAGAGATAGACGAGACTGACCCCGAGAAGTTCATTGCCGTATGCAAGGCTCTGGAGCCGACATTCGGCGGTATCAATCTCGAAGATATAAAGGCGCCGGAGTGTTTCGAGATAGAGAGGCGTCTGAAGAGTGAGACCAATATTCCGGTAATGCACGACGATCAGCACGGTACCGCAATTATAACCACCGCCGGGCTCATAAACGCCCTGGAGTTGACGGGAAAAGATATCGCCAAGATGAAGATCGTCGTAATAGGCGCCGGGGCAGCCGGAATAGCCTGCGCGAAGATGTACCGTCTTCTGGGTGCGGAGCGTATAGTGATGATCGACTCCAAGGGGGTGGTGCACAGCGGCAGAGACGATCTCAACCCTTACAAGGCCGAGTTCGCTCTAGAAACCGACGAGAGGAGCCTGGAGGAGGCCGTGAAGGGTGCCGATATGCTGCTCGGTCTCTCCAGGGCGGGAGTCGTGACCAAAGAGATGGTGGCTTCCATGGCTCCAAAGCCCATCATCTTCGCGCTGGCCAATCCTGTTCCGGAGATTCTGCCAGAAGAGGTCGCGCAGGTGCGGAGCGACGTGATGATGGGAACCGGACGCAGCGACTACCCGAACCAGGTCAACAATGTTCTGGGTTTTCCCTTTATCTTCCGCGGGGCTCTCGATGTCAGGGCGACGGCCATTACGGAAGGGATGAAGATGGCGGCTGCCAAAGCCCTTGCCGACCTTGCCAAAGAGCCTGTGCCGCAGTATGTAAAGGATGCCTACGGAGGTATAGATCTGAAGTTCGGACCGGACTACCTGATACCGAAACCTTTCGACAAGAGGGTGCTTCTGTGGGAGTCCGCGGCGGTAGCCAGGGCCGCATACGAAGAGGGTGTGGCGCAGGTGGAGAGTTTCGACTACTGCAGGTACCGGGCGAAGCTGGCGGCCGATATGGGTCTGATATTGGCCGACCCGTGTGAATAGCCGGTATAAACGGGCCTAGAGCGGGTTCTCCAGTGTGATCTGCACCAGAGTATTGACCAGAAGGGCGATCTCCTCTATCTTTTCGGTTCCGTTTTGCTGCAGGAAGTTTTCGAAACTCTGCTGCAGTACCATGTAGCGCTCTTCGCAGTCGTGGAGATAGCTGTCCAGCGCCTCCTCCATAGTCTCTCCCTTGCGCTGGTAGTGAATCACCTTTTCGCTGAGTGATGTTACGGCAAACTCGATAAACTCCCCAAGCTGTTTCTTTATCGTATGCTCCTGCTCGTTTTTGGGCCTGTAGCTCTCGAGCGCCTCAAGAATCTCGTTTATATGCAGCCGCTTTATGACCGAGTGCATCAACCTGGCCGTTTCGTTGAAGGGGCGGTGGTTCTTTTCATGAAGAATGATTGCCGCGATGGTGAACTTGAGATAGGGGAGGTGATGGAAAAACCTGTTTATACGGCTCTCTCCTTCCACCGTTACGCG
It encodes the following:
- a CDS encoding histidine kinase response regulator hybrid protein, whose product is MLNVLIVEDEIIIALHIDSIVKRMGHAVAGLATNEEEAMKYADEKRVDLLISDIRLGDGRDGIEIAEQLQTEHGCAVILITAYKDQETLKKALNLELEGYLVKPFSEPRLRGLIGSVADRYGCRG
- a CDS encoding cytochrome c oxidase subunit CcoP; its protein translation is MAERIKHLSILFTILLIVAVSFWINRPSVKKSPTPHTHSLQKEATECPECLEKERKKRIALLRSTAYLEHYIENIINSGSSQHLGFAYGDMQAGFADPEAAPKIAAYVVTLSGREPSRPEWVEKGRTFYISNCGGCHGEDGKGIKGTFPDLTRDPLLGIRKRLEKAQSLPESSS
- a CDS encoding deoxycytidine triphosphate deaminase, whose protein sequence is MGLKSDRWIRETALKQKMIEPFCEDQVGKGVVSYGLSSYGYDIRVSNEFKIFTNVNAEVVDPKRFDDRNVVDVVDDICIVPPNSFALARTVEYFRIPRNVLAICLGKSTYARCGIIVNVTPFEPEFEGHITIEISNTTPLPAKIYANEGIAQVLFFEGDEPCEVSYKDKSGKYQAQTGITLPRILGD
- a CDS encoding biotin carboxyl carrier protein of acetyl-CoA carboxylase is translated as MNLKEIKDLIKVFNTSNLSRLKVQNGDFSLALEKGGEAAAPQAAPVRSAAQQPAPAEPAPVQAESEKSLPDNAVYITSPMVGTFYRSPSPDSPPFVKEGDTVRKGQPLCILEAMKIMNELEAEFDCKILEILVEDGQPVEYDMPLFLVEKV
- a CDS encoding biotin carboxylase of acetyl-CoA carboxylase, with product MAKIRRILIANRGEIALRAIRTIKEMGKEAVAVYSTADKDASYLRLADATICIGGPKSAESYLNIPSIIAAAEVSECDAIFPGYGFLSENQNFVEICRFHNIKFIGPSVEVMAMMSDKSKAKQVMKEAGVPVIPGSDGAVKDVEEARRLAKEMGFPVILKAAAGGGGRGMRVVEDESYIENAYLAAESEAITAFGDGTIYMEKFIENPRHIEVQVLADSHGNAVHIGERDCSMQRRHQKLIEESPALFLDEETRSRLHEAAVKATKHIGYESAGTFEFLVDKHRNFYFMEMNTRLQVEHCVSEMVSGIDIIEWMIRIAEGETLFDQSEVELRGHAIECRITAEDPVSFMPCPGKINKWIAPGGKDVRIDSHAHAGYIIPQHYDSMIGKVIVWGENRERAIKKMQRAMDEFEVGGIKTVIDFHRRMMRNPDFIENRFDTKYLESHL
- a CDS encoding probable outer membrane protein STY1784, translating into MKKALLSILPALPLLAYIDVTPIEIGEHPGTNGSIALSLSNTRGNTDKTEMSGDLNIRYDSNESFALWFFGGYKYTDTEGKSIQNKGSAHLRYLHRIYTGLYFESFVQSENNRINGIKNRSVAGADLRWRIFDTASYGRLYTAAGAILEQIRFIQPQVDPMQHNIRLSSYLFYTKAFDTEARLNAYIYYQPKIGGWSDFNLYSLAELQTPVYRNFFLLFSLTYNYDSTPPRYNGVESADMEQKVSLLWKF
- a CDS encoding glutamyl-tRNA synthetase, with amino-acid sequence MVVTRFAPSPTGFLHIGGLRTALFNYLWARRNNGEFKLRIEDTDLSRNSAEATKAILEAFDWVGMDYDGEPVYQSDRFDLYRSYIMKLLDEGKAYYCYMSKEELDKLREEQMARKERPRYDGRYRDFTGEPPEGVEPVVRIKAPLKGEIVFEDGIKGTITISADEVDDFIIARSDGTPTYNFVVAIDDALMGMTDVIRGDDHLYNTPKQIIVYEALGFKLPRFYHVPMILGEGGKKLSKRDGAADVMDYKRAGYLPEALLNFLVRLGWSRGDQEIFTMEEMLEHFDPSDINASASQYNPDKLLWLNAHYIKNSSNERLAKLLEEFGVYLLSHDKREILLDIFKERCKTLKEMAEQIKEVLEAPKEYDAKALKKAMKGEAVEILGSFAEKLGSSGELHLPTDYHSLMEEFVKEAEIGFGKIGMPLRVALIGRLGGPDLSDVMSIIGKEETTERIERLIEHVKEADAS
- a CDS encoding NADP-dependent malic enzyme, translating into MPHSITKDEVLKYHEGGKIGIEITKPCDSARDLSMAYTPGVAEPCLEIEKNPSLAYSYTNRANLVAVITNGTAVLGLGDIGALASKPVMEGKSVLFKKFAGVDAFDIEIDETDPEKFIAVCKALEPTFGGINLEDIKAPECFEIERRLKSETNIPVMHDDQHGTAIITTAGLINALELTGKDIAKMKIVVIGAGAAGIACAKMYRLLGAERIVMIDSKGVVHSGRDDLNPYKAEFALETDERSLEEAVKGADMLLGLSRAGVVTKEMVASMAPKPIIFALANPVPEILPEEVAQVRSDVMMGTGRSDYPNQVNNVLGFPFIFRGALDVRATAITEGMKMAAAKALADLAKEPVPQYVKDAYGGIDLKFGPDYLIPKPFDKRVLLWESAAVARAAYEEGVAQVESFDYCRYRAKLAADMGLILADPCE